In Panacibacter microcysteis, the genomic stretch CCCACAGATATACAGATGAAGTGATTGCGACGCAAGGGACGATGCCCAAAGTTCCGCTGCCGGTATCAAAACATTGATTACTGCTTTTTTTTCAATTTCAGTTTATCCGTGTGCCTTTTAAGATAAGTAATACTAACATTGAGTTCGTAACCGATCAGCAAAATCAATGCGTTGATAAAAATCAGCGTCATAATGATCAGCAGCGAACCGATGGACCCGTAAAACTTGTTATAGTTGGAAAAATTCTGCGCCCATAACGAAAACAGCCAGGTGGCAAGTATCATTAACAGCGTGGCAAGCACGGCACCCGGTGAAAGCAATTTCCATCGTTTTTGCACAGAGGGGGCAAACTTATAAATAAACGCCACCGCATATAAAAATAACGCCACTACCACCAGCCATCGCAGGCTTTGAATAAGGTATTTGGTGTTGTCGTTTTCAATACCCAGCTTTTCCATAATGTAATTAAACAACACACCCTGCCCTGCTGAAATAATGGCCGTTCCTATAAAAAGGATAACAAGTATGATGGTGAGCTTGATAGCCCGCAGACGTTTGCCAAGAAATTTCGGTTTTGCCCTGTCGAGTAGAGAACGGTCAAAACTTCTTATAATACCCATCATTGCATTGGAGGTGTAAAACAATGCAAGCATAAAACCAATAGAAAGCAAGCCGGTTTTTGGCTTATTGAAAAAATCATCCAGAAAATCTGCAATCACTTTTCGGGTATCTTCATTGGGGCTGATGTTTGCAATAACCCCGATCAGCTCGTTGTGAATACTTTTCGATACGGGAAAATAAGGAACCAAAGTAAACAGGAACAAACACGCTGCAGGTATAGCCATAATAATATTAAAAGAAATAGCGGCCGCCCTGGTGTTCAACCCCTCGCGCTTTATCTGGCCAATAAAAAAATGCCAAACTTCGTATAGTGGTAAACCCTGGAACCCCGGAATGATAAGCTGCTTACTTTTCTCACGAAAGGAAGTTACCGGTTTGGATTCTAATATAATACGTTCAATTTTTCTCAATACTACTGTGTTTGTTTGCTCCTGATAAGATCGTCCAGCGCACGCTGGTACTCTTTTGCATACTTATCATGTTCTGCAAAACTGTTGCTGAAATGATGATACCCGCTAAAATCGCTGTTGGCCACAAAGAAAAGATAATCTGTTTTAGGTGCCTGCAGCACTGCATCTATGGTAGAGGTTGCGGCAATACATATGGGGCCGGGCGGCAATCCTTTGTATTTATAAGTGTTGTAAGGAGATTCTACTGCCAGGTGTTTATAATAGATTCTCTTCAGCGCAAAATCGCGCAGCGCATATTTCACTGTCGGGTCGGCTCCAAGCAGCATGCCTTTGTTCATCCTGTTAATGTAAACACTGGCAATCTTCCCTTTGTCTTCCTGTTTATTGGTTTCTTCATCTATTATAGATGCAATGGTATAAACCTGTTCAGGTGTTAGCCCCTGCTCCTGCGCCTGCTGTAATCTTGTTTCATTCCAGAATTTCTGGTGCTCTTCCTTCAGCCTTTCCAATACAGTAAGCGGTTGCGTGTACCAGTTAAAGAAGTAAGTGTTTTGAATAAGCAAAGTAAAAACCGTATTGGTATCTACACCAAGGGCCAGCAAAGAATCATTACTGGATAAAAAATTCATGGCTGCAGCAGAATCGAATGAGAAATTTTTGCCGAGTTGCCGTGCAAAATTTTCTTTGGTCCGCAATTTATTGATGACCAGTTTTACCGGAGATTGTGTGTTGTTGCGCAGCATCCGCACAACCGTAACAATGCTTGCACCTTTTTTTATTTCAAAACGCCCTGCTCTCAGTTTATCCCACACACCGGCATTATTGGCTGCCAGTTTAAAAATAGCAGGAAAGCTAAACAGGTTTGCCGTATCAACCTGTGCCTGTACCTGTTGTTGCATATCATTTCCCGGTCTCACATACAGGTATTTTTTGTCACCGTTAAAACCCGTTCCCGGCCCGAAAAGCAACCATGCAAATGCCACACCGGCAATCAGCAGCAAACCAACAACGTATAAGAATATTTTTTTCATTCAGGGTCAAAATAACAAATCAATGACCAATAAATCTTCAATCGCAGTATTTGTTTTTTTAGGTACCCGGCAAAAGTACAGGTGGCATCATCGTTGCGTCGCACTCTTCAACTGCAACACATTATTGAGCAGTGCGAAGATGGCAGCAAAGAACAAATACTTGCCAATCATTAAGAAGTAACATAAACATATGGTTGACAGTAAGAGCTTTAGCGTTTTGAAATATCGGCGAATAGCTTTATTTTTATCGCAACACCAGGGCTAAACAAACCAATCGATCCGTCCATAAACCAACTACCATGAAAGTTAATGTACCAAAACTGCTAACGCGTGTATTTTCTGTAATACTTATTAGTTCGATAGTATGGTCTTGTAAAAAGGCAGCTGAGCTATCTGGCAGCAACGCTGTTGTTTCAGCAGATGTGTCAGATGCAGCGGCAGCCACCGGCAGGCCAAATATCATCCTCATACTTGCAGACGATGTTGGGTATGGACTTCCTACAGTAAATGGCGGTCAGACTTATCAAACGCCCAATATAGATCGTCTTGCTGCTGCGGGTATGCGTTTCACCCAATGTTACGGCTCGCCGCTTTGTTCGCCGTCACGCACCATGTTTATGACCGGTAAATACAATTTTCGTAATTATAATGAGTGGGGCATACTGGATCTGAATGAAAAGATGATGTCGAACGTATTGCAAAGCGCCGGCTACAAAACCTATGTTGCCGGTAAATGGGCGTTTGACGGTGGGGATGTTTCTATAAAAGCGCATGGTTTTGACAGCTATAGTGTATGGAGCGCATTTCTTGGTGATAACGGCTCTCATTACAAAACACCGCGCATTTATGAGAACAGCGGTTACCTGCCCGATAATGTTGTAAGAAACCAATACGGTGATGATATTTTTACAGACCGTGTTTTGTCATTTATAAAAGACAACAGGAAGAATAACTTCTTTGTGTATTTTCCCATTACTTTATGTCACTCCCCTTACTCACCCACACCAGATGACCCGCAATATGCAGCATGGGATCCTAAGAGTCCTTCTGACAGCAGCTATTTTCCTTCTATGGTAAAATACATGGACAAAAAAATTGGCATGCTTGCAGATTCTTTAAGAGCATGGAGATTGTTTAACAACACCATCCTGGTGTTTGCAGGAGACAATGGTACCCCCCATGGTATATGGTTTACACAGGATGGTGTATACCAGGAAGGTTCTAAATCTTCTACCAATACTTATGGTACTCATGTTCCACTGATTGTTACATGGCCCGCAGGCGGCGTAAGAGGCGGGCAGGTTAATAATAACCTCATTGACTTTACAGATTTTACCGCAACCGCATTTGAAGCGGCCGGTATTTCAACACCTGCAGACTATGGCCCGGTAGATGGTGTAAGTTTCCTTAACCAGTTGCGGGGCTTACCCAACACACCCAGGGAGTGGGTTTTCTGCCATTACAAACCCGATACAGATGCACAGAACGGGAACGTGGTAAGACGATGGATTAATAACACACAATATAAACTGTACGACAGCACCGGAAGGTTTTACAACGTGGTACTGGACCCTGAAGAAAAGAGACCGATTAAACCAAGCAAAATGACGCCGGCAGAAAGGGCACTGCAGGCAGAATTTCAATCTATCATGGATACACTGCACTAGAATAAAAAGCCTCACACTACGTGGGGCTTTTTGATGTGTTAAATTGTAAGCCACAACGCGAATAATTTTTAAGGCATCAGCTATTTCGTTACTAAATTGCAGTGCATCAAAGCGCACCTGATATGGCAACTATTCTTGATCTTGTAGGCAATACTCCATTGGTTGAACTAAAGAATATTACGGTAAACAAAAATGTAAAAATCTACGGTAAGCTGGAAGGCGATAACCCCGGCGGCAGTGTAAAAGACCGTGCCGCGTATGGTATGATCAAAGGTGCGCTGGACCGCGGCGAAATAAAACCGGGTATAAAACTTATTGAGGCCACCAGTGGCAATACCGGTATTGCGCTGGCAATGATTGCCAGTATGTTCAATGTACCAATAGAACTGGTAATGCCCGAAGATGCAACTAGAGAACGTGTGCTGACTATGCAAGCATTTGGCGCTACGGTAATATTAACGCCAAAAGCAAAATCTATGGAAGGTGCTATCGATTATGCCAATGAACAGGTTGCAAAGGGAGGCTATCTTATGCTCAACCAGTTTGCCAACCCTGATAATTACTTAATGCACTACAATACCACGGGCCCGGAAATATGGAAAGATACGCAAGGCACGGTTACGCACTTTGTTTCTGCAATGGGAACTACGGGTACCATAATGGGTGTATCAAGATACCTGAAAGAGCAGAACCCAAATGTTCAGATTGTAGGTTGCCAGCCAACCGACGGCTCTCACATACCCGGCATTCGTAAATGGCCACAGGCATACCTGCCGAAAATTTTTGAGAAAGAGCGTATAGACCGTATTATTGAAGTAGATGAAAAAGACGCCCGGTCGATGGCCAAAAAACTGGCAACAAGAGAAGCAATTTTTAGTGGTATGAGCAGCGGTGGTGCTGCATATGCTGCCATAAAACTTTCAAAAGAAATAAAAGAAGGCGTAATTGTTTTTATTGTTTGCGACCGTGGCGACCGCTATTTGTCTTCTGATTTGTTCGATTAACCTGCGCACGATCCCGGCATAACATATCCGGTGCAAATATCATTATACGCTGAGTTCTTCGCGTTTGATCAGTAAAGGTCTAGCCGTACAAGAGTGCGACGCAACGATGATGCCACCTGCACATTTGCCGGGTACATAAAAATCAACCTTCTTTAAGATCGCTGCTGCTGAAATGCAGTGGCAGTAGCTGTTTTACCTCTTTGATAATGTAAATACTGCCTTGCATGCCGGTAAGTATAACCCTTATGGGTTGGTGCTGACGGTTTTCAAACTCTGTTAATGCCTGCCTGCACATGCCACATGGCGAGATAGGTTTGGAACTTGTGCCATGGTGGTTATTATAGCTTATGGCCATGGTATCTATAACAGTTCCGGGAAATTGAGATGCAACGGCCGCAAGTACTACACGTTCTGCGCAAATGCCTACCGGAAAACTTGCATTTTCCTGGTTGGTACCCTCCACAATTTGTCCGTTGGTTAGTAATGCAGCCGCAGCAACGTTAAAGTTGGAATAAGGTGCGTAAGCATTGGCAGTAGCATTTCTGGCCACAGTTACCAGTTGTTTGTCTGCCGCT encodes the following:
- a CDS encoding YihY/virulence factor BrkB family protein: MRKIERIILESKPVTSFREKSKQLIIPGFQGLPLYEVWHFFIGQIKREGLNTRAAAISFNIIMAIPAACLFLFTLVPYFPVSKSIHNELIGVIANISPNEDTRKVIADFLDDFFNKPKTGLLSIGFMLALFYTSNAMMGIIRSFDRSLLDRAKPKFLGKRLRAIKLTIILVILFIGTAIISAGQGVLFNYIMEKLGIENDNTKYLIQSLRWLVVVALFLYAVAFIYKFAPSVQKRWKLLSPGAVLATLLMILATWLFSLWAQNFSNYNKFYGSIGSLLIIMTLIFINALILLIGYELNVSITYLKRHTDKLKLKKKQ
- the mltG gene encoding endolytic transglycosylase MltG, coding for MKKIFLYVVGLLLIAGVAFAWLLFGPGTGFNGDKKYLYVRPGNDMQQQVQAQVDTANLFSFPAIFKLAANNAGVWDKLRAGRFEIKKGASIVTVVRMLRNNTQSPVKLVINKLRTKENFARQLGKNFSFDSAAAMNFLSSNDSLLALGVDTNTVFTLLIQNTYFFNWYTQPLTVLERLKEEHQKFWNETRLQQAQEQGLTPEQVYTIASIIDEETNKQEDKGKIASVYINRMNKGMLLGADPTVKYALRDFALKRIYYKHLAVESPYNTYKYKGLPPGPICIAATSTIDAVLQAPKTDYLFFVANSDFSGYHHFSNSFAEHDKYAKEYQRALDDLIRSKQTQ
- a CDS encoding sulfatase-like hydrolase/transferase, encoding MKVNVPKLLTRVFSVILISSIVWSCKKAAELSGSNAVVSADVSDAAAATGRPNIILILADDVGYGLPTVNGGQTYQTPNIDRLAAAGMRFTQCYGSPLCSPSRTMFMTGKYNFRNYNEWGILDLNEKMMSNVLQSAGYKTYVAGKWAFDGGDVSIKAHGFDSYSVWSAFLGDNGSHYKTPRIYENSGYLPDNVVRNQYGDDIFTDRVLSFIKDNRKNNFFVYFPITLCHSPYSPTPDDPQYAAWDPKSPSDSSYFPSMVKYMDKKIGMLADSLRAWRLFNNTILVFAGDNGTPHGIWFTQDGVYQEGSKSSTNTYGTHVPLIVTWPAGGVRGGQVNNNLIDFTDFTATAFEAAGISTPADYGPVDGVSFLNQLRGLPNTPREWVFCHYKPDTDAQNGNVVRRWINNTQYKLYDSTGRFYNVVLDPEEKRPIKPSKMTPAERALQAEFQSIMDTLH
- the cysM gene encoding cysteine synthase CysM, translating into MATILDLVGNTPLVELKNITVNKNVKIYGKLEGDNPGGSVKDRAAYGMIKGALDRGEIKPGIKLIEATSGNTGIALAMIASMFNVPIELVMPEDATRERVLTMQAFGATVILTPKAKSMEGAIDYANEQVAKGGYLMLNQFANPDNYLMHYNTTGPEIWKDTQGTVTHFVSAMGTTGTIMGVSRYLKEQNPNVQIVGCQPTDGSHIPGIRKWPQAYLPKIFEKERIDRIIEVDEKDARSMAKKLATREAIFSGMSSGGAAYAAIKLSKEIKEGVIVFIVCDRGDRYLSSDLFD
- the cdd gene encoding cytidine deaminase: MNKVLAQFEYEVYESFNELSAADKQLVTVARNATANAYAPYSNFNVAAAALLTNGQIVEGTNQENASFPVGICAERVVLAAVASQFPGTVIDTMAISYNNHHGTSSKPISPCGMCRQALTEFENRQHQPIRVILTGMQGSIYIIKEVKQLLPLHFSSSDLKEG